AAACCGATCATCCCGCTGCCACCCCAGTTGTGATCGGGCGCCCAGTCGAAACCCGGGCCCCAGAATGCCGGGAAACGGCGGCTGCTATTTTGCAGTTTTAAGGCCGTCAGGCGCCAGGCTTCCTCCCGCAGGCCCAGGCGGGCAGCCCAGATGTTATCCTGTTTCCAACCAACATGACTGCGGAATTTAATGACGCTCGTGTCTTGGTGCCAGGTATTGAGTGCGGTATCCAGTCCGGGTTTGCCGACTCCATACATTCCCCAGGGGAATACCGGGTACAGCTGTGGCGATTCTACATTATTGATGCGCTCCCAACTTTTGGCGGGGGCAATGGTCGTATGGCCATCAATTTGAGTGTAAGCTATCGGTGGGATGCGTTGGAGGAATTGCTGCCACTTCAGCCGGGCTGTATCGTTCGCCAACACATTCACCAAACCTTTTGTGACCGTTGTTAGGGCGGCGATGGTGGAACTGGCGTTGTACGCCATCTTGTAAGTTTCCGCCGCGCTGCCAGGATACAGTACTAACTTGCCGTTCCCGTCGAGCGCTTTGCTGCCACGTTTGCGGGCAAGGTACTGGTAGTGTTCATCGAAGAATTGCAGGCAGCTTTCGATGAAGGGGATGGTGCGCGGGTCCAGCTTGCCGGTGTAACGTTGCCGTTCGAGCATCATGAGGCAAAACTCCAGCACCGTGTCCCACTCATATTCCAGCCAGGCGTTGAACTCCATCCCAGGATCGTACCCGGCAGGGCGTTTCTGGCCGTATTCGGCGAAGTTGGGCAGACCGAAGTTTTCCATCTGCTCCGTAAAACAAGCACCGTCGTGATTCCAATAAACTTTTGACCGAAGTTCCGCGGTGCGTTGTATGCGATAGTAAAATTCAAAATGCGCCTGCATCATGTCCCAGTCGCCGGAGCGTATCATCGGGAAGTACACCAGTCGCTGGTTCTGCATAGTGTGCAGTCCGCCGCCCCAGTTGCGATAGTCTGGCGTGAGTTTCATGGCCGTGTCGGTATACACCGGATCGACGGTTAACAGGCCGCCGTTAAACTTCGTTGGCCAGTTACCGTAAGCATTACACGCAAGCATGTAGCGGAACAGCTGATAGTTGCGGCCTACCTGCCAGGCGGTGCTGTCTTTCTTGCCCGGATCAATCTCTATAAAACTACGCTGCCAGAAAGCCTGCCACCATTGACGATTTAGCGTTGCGCTTCGTTTATCGGTTACTGTTAATTTCTGCAATGTTTGCCGCCAGGCGCTTACATCGTTCGTTTGAGCCGTATGCAGCGCGAGGTGCAGCTGGTGGCTTTTAGCGGCCTGTTTAGAGATGAGCCGCCATCCTTTAAAGTCGGTATTCGCGTAAACGCCTTCGTACGTGCCGGACGGGATGAAGGCATCTCCGTAGAACAGGCCGCCGAAAGCGAGTTTTTTTAAGGGATTATACAGGCTGTCTTTGACCGGCTGCAGCTGTTGTTGCGCCACCGTGGCATCGAAGATCGTGGAGTCGCTATTGTGATGCACGAATAGTACGCCTCCTTTCTCAAACGTTACCGAATCTTTCCGGATGATGTTATTCTTCGGTGCTGCCCACTTCCAGGAGTTACCGAAGTTTTCGCGGGATGCTACTGCCCTGTCGCGGTAACGCCAGCTTTCATAGCCCGCGTCTACTTTTATTTGTTGATTCGATTTGATGGAAATATGCGCTACCGGCTGATGTACGTCGGCCCATATCTGAACGGTCGCCTGCGTGCCTTTGTGTTTGCCAGATATGCTCACATAGCCTTCCTGTAAATGCAACTCCTGCCGAAAGTCCTCTCCTTCGAATGGATTCGGAGTAAGGCGGATACGCAGGCGGCCGGCTTTCATTAACCCGTTATGTTCATCGAAGCTGCCACTGCGGGCGGCGTAGATGAGTAACTCTCCCTTTTCCACCCACACGTTCATCCCGATATCGCCACCACCGCAGGGCATGGAGGCGCCTGCATGGTCACTGGGACTATGCCATACGATATTATAGGATGGATCTGCCTGTGCAAATGCAGTTCCGCAGAAAAGCATGCTTAACAGGAAAAGGATTTTTGTCATCTTATGTCGAGTTGCACTTTCCCGGTGATGCCAGCAGGCAGTAATGGCTGGTCTTTCAGCCGGAAAGGAGCGGTGGTGTACGTTACTTTTTTTGCACCGGGCAGTTGATCACCAATCAGGCGATTGTGCCAGGTGTTACTTACTTCTATCTCAATTTGATTGTCGCCTTTTCGCACCGCATTCGTCACATCCAGCTCGTAGGGCGGCGTCCAGAGCGTGCCGCAGTCTACGCCGTTGATGCGCACGGTAGCGATATTGAATATA
This genomic interval from Chitinophaga horti contains the following:
- a CDS encoding DUF5703 domain-containing protein, with translation MTKILFLLSMLFCGTAFAQADPSYNIVWHSPSDHAGASMPCGGGDIGMNVWVEKGELLIYAARSGSFDEHNGLMKAGRLRIRLTPNPFEGEDFRQELHLQEGYVSISGKHKGTQATVQIWADVHQPVAHISIKSNQQIKVDAGYESWRYRDRAVASRENFGNSWKWAAPKNNIIRKDSVTFEKGGVLFVHHNSDSTIFDATVAQQQLQPVKDSLYNPLKKLAFGGLFYGDAFIPSGTYEGVYANTDFKGWRLISKQAAKSHQLHLALHTAQTNDVSAWRQTLQKLTVTDKRSATLNRQWWQAFWQRSFIEIDPGKKDSTAWQVGRNYQLFRYMLACNAYGNWPTKFNGGLLTVDPVYTDTAMKLTPDYRNWGGGLHTMQNQRLVYFPMIRSGDWDMMQAHFEFYYRIQRTAELRSKVYWNHDGACFTEQMENFGLPNFAEYGQKRPAGYDPGMEFNAWLEYEWDTVLEFCLMMLERQRYTGKLDPRTIPFIESCLQFFDEHYQYLARKRGSKALDGNGKLVLYPGSAAETYKMAYNASSTIAALTTVTKGLVNVLANDTARLKWQQFLQRIPPIAYTQIDGHTTIAPAKSWERINNVESPQLYPVFPWGMYGVGKPGLDTALNTWHQDTSVIKFRSHVGWKQDNIWAARLGLREEAWRLTALKLQNSSRRFPAFWGPGFDWAPDHNWGGSGMIGLQEMLLQTDGDRILLFPGWPGDKDVHFKLHAPRQTTVEATLKDGKVVYLQVEPATEAHRVEVMLK